One genomic segment of Paenibacillus xylanexedens includes these proteins:
- a CDS encoding DODA-type extradiol aromatic ring-opening family dioxygenase, translating into MMPSLFIAHGAPSLALEENAYTEFLQKLGQELPKPKAIVLFSAHWESTTQLVSSVANYETIYDFGGFQPELYQIKYPAQGQAETTAEVERLFAEAGVPVQTDDVRGLDHGAWVVLRLLYPDADIPVVALSVNRYLTGEQQYQVGQALASLREQDILVIGSGGTVHNLRRLNWESNGVDPWASEFDNWLHDKLVSWDTESLFSYDKLAPSAQAAVPTPEHFVPLLLAMGAGDQNKRASLLFKAYQYGNLSLSCWKFE; encoded by the coding sequence ATGATGCCATCTCTGTTTATTGCTCACGGTGCCCCATCACTGGCACTGGAGGAGAATGCGTACACCGAATTTTTGCAAAAACTTGGACAGGAACTGCCAAAACCCAAAGCAATCGTATTGTTCTCTGCTCACTGGGAATCCACAACTCAGCTTGTATCCTCGGTAGCCAACTACGAGACCATCTACGATTTCGGCGGTTTCCAGCCCGAGCTGTATCAGATCAAGTACCCGGCTCAAGGACAGGCAGAGACCACAGCCGAGGTGGAGCGTTTATTTGCAGAAGCAGGGGTTCCAGTACAGACCGATGACGTCCGTGGCCTGGATCATGGCGCTTGGGTTGTTCTACGCCTGCTCTATCCGGATGCGGATATTCCCGTAGTTGCCTTGTCCGTGAATCGCTATCTGACAGGTGAGCAGCAATATCAGGTCGGACAAGCGCTCGCTTCCTTGCGTGAGCAAGACATTCTGGTCATTGGCAGCGGAGGAACCGTCCACAATCTACGTCGATTGAACTGGGAAAGTAACGGCGTTGACCCATGGGCATCAGAGTTCGACAACTGGCTGCATGACAAGCTGGTGAGCTGGGATACGGAGTCTCTCTTCTCCTATGATAAACTGGCACCTTCAGCTCAAGCCGCCGTGCCTACGCCGGAGCATTTTGTACCGCTGTTACTCGCCATGGGTGCGGGAGATCAGAACAAACGTGCATCGCTCCTGTTTAAAGCCTATCAGTATGGCAATCTGAGCTTGTCCTGTTGGAAGTTTGAATAA
- a CDS encoding 3-ketoacyl-ACP reductase: MELKNKTAIITGAGKGIGRAIAEALAKEGVHLGLIARTASDLQALQQSLSQEYGVKVTSAVADISDRTQAEAAVAAIEMELGAVDILINNAGIGKFGTFMEMEPEEWERILHVNVMGTYYVTRAVLPSMIKQSSGSIINIASTAGERGFATGSAYCASKFALLGMTESLMQEVRKSNIRVTALTPSTVNTELATNAGLKIGDEDRMMQAEDVAELALATLKLSDRVFVKAAGIWTTNPQ, encoded by the coding sequence ATGGAACTTAAAAATAAAACAGCGATCATCACAGGTGCCGGAAAAGGTATCGGCCGTGCCATCGCTGAAGCTCTTGCCAAAGAAGGAGTGCACCTCGGCCTTATTGCACGTACCGCTTCCGATCTTCAGGCTCTGCAACAGTCTCTGAGTCAAGAATACGGTGTGAAAGTAACCAGTGCTGTAGCAGATATCTCGGATCGCACGCAGGCCGAAGCCGCTGTAGCAGCCATCGAGATGGAACTCGGTGCGGTGGATATCCTTATCAATAATGCGGGGATCGGAAAGTTCGGAACGTTCATGGAGATGGAGCCGGAAGAGTGGGAGCGCATCCTGCATGTTAACGTTATGGGTACATATTACGTTACACGCGCTGTCCTTCCGAGCATGATCAAGCAAAGTAGCGGCAGCATTATCAATATTGCTTCCACTGCAGGTGAACGCGGATTCGCTACAGGTTCGGCATACTGTGCGTCCAAGTTTGCATTGCTTGGCATGACCGAATCTCTGATGCAGGAAGTGCGCAAGTCCAACATTCGTGTAACAGCACTGACTCCAAGCACCGTTAATACGGAGCTTGCGACCAATGCCGGACTGAAAATTGGCGACGAAGATCGCATGATGCAAGCGGAAGATGTAGCTGAACTTGCACTTGCAACGCTCAAGCTGTCCGACCGTGTCTTTGTCAAAGCAGCAGGCATCTGGACGACTAATCCGCAATAG
- a CDS encoding glyoxalase superfamily protein produces MLKSIVPILRIFDENKAREFYLEYLGFQLDWEHRFEQEMPLYMQVSLDSIVIHLSEHHGDCTPGAALRVETDNLDTFHGALRQKEYKHARPGIEERPWQSREMTVTDPFGNRIIFVEASAE; encoded by the coding sequence ATGTTAAAGAGTATCGTGCCTATTTTGAGAATATTTGATGAAAATAAAGCTAGAGAGTTTTACCTTGAATACCTGGGTTTCCAATTGGATTGGGAACATCGATTTGAGCAAGAAATGCCCTTATATATGCAGGTTTCGCTCGATTCCATCGTGATTCATCTCTCCGAACATCATGGAGATTGTACACCTGGAGCTGCCTTGCGCGTGGAAACAGATAACTTGGATACATTCCATGGTGCACTTCGTCAGAAAGAGTACAAACATGCGAGACCCGGTATAGAGGAGAGGCCTTGGCAATCAAGAGAAATGACCGTGACGGATCCGTTCGGAAACCGGATTATATTTGTTGAGGCAAGCGCCGAATAG
- a CDS encoding DUF4097 family beta strand repeat-containing protein encodes MSTKKWLALAVICIGIGLLGTSIYGVQFGDEREHYSKRWDFKEDELQNIIMNANFSADIEFVVSPDSNGYIEVDGKWDPTVVKSFEQATISNGTFQLAQTERERLQFFTLYWNDQDSTITVALPEEHQLNEVKLDSSSSDWDLTDLRANQLELNNTSGSIRLANIKVPNIELALTSGDINASMINGDMTVKQTSGSFTADQIAGQVNSKIQSGDIEITELNGAADVQFTSGSIHIEQSHSAPINASGTSGDIFIQAAPDFDGIYDAKATSGTVDVPESPMVSREVIKARTSSGSIEITK; translated from the coding sequence ATGAGTACCAAAAAATGGCTTGCGCTTGCCGTGATATGTATCGGAATAGGTTTACTTGGGACATCCATCTATGGCGTTCAGTTCGGGGATGAACGGGAGCATTATTCCAAACGATGGGATTTCAAAGAAGATGAATTACAGAACATTATCATGAATGCTAATTTCAGTGCAGATATTGAATTTGTTGTAAGCCCGGATTCGAATGGTTATATCGAAGTGGATGGTAAATGGGACCCTACCGTTGTCAAAAGCTTCGAACAGGCCACCATATCCAACGGCACATTCCAACTGGCACAGACAGAACGTGAACGATTGCAATTTTTCACCTTGTACTGGAATGATCAAGACTCCACAATAACCGTTGCCCTGCCTGAAGAACACCAATTAAATGAGGTTAAGCTGGACTCCTCTTCAAGTGACTGGGATCTAACGGATCTGCGTGCCAATCAGCTTGAGCTGAATAACACCTCAGGTTCCATACGTCTGGCAAACATCAAGGTACCCAATATTGAGTTGGCTCTAACTTCTGGCGACATTAACGCTTCCATGATTAATGGAGACATGACCGTGAAACAGACATCCGGAAGTTTCACGGCAGATCAGATTGCCGGTCAAGTAAACAGTAAGATTCAATCAGGAGATATTGAGATCACTGAATTGAATGGTGCGGCCGATGTTCAATTCACTTCGGGTAGCATTCATATTGAACAGTCCCATTCCGCCCCAATTAATGCTTCTGGAACATCAGGCGATATTTTCATTCAAGCTGCACCTGATTTTGACGGAATCTACGACGCTAAGGCTACTTCCGGAACTGTCGATGTACCTGAATCGCCAATGGTGAGCCGGGAAGTGATCAAGGCCCGTACTTCTTCTGGCAGCATCGAGATTACCAAATAG
- a CDS encoding ABC transporter substrate-binding protein, which produces MKQLVRTFALVFVAAFALMILASYLNKSQGYSGGNTLTIYNWGDYIDPDLLKEFEDETGIKVIYQTFDSNEAMLTKIEQGGTTFDVAIPSEYAISKMKEEDLLVPLDHSKLTHLDNIDPRFMDLSFDEGNKYSIPYFWGTVGVVYNPELVDGLTFDSWNDLWDPRLKNQILLLDGAREVIGMGLNSLGYSLNDTNEDHLQEALKKLSTLTPNVRAIVGDEIKMLLANEEAAVGLVWSGDASEIMDENDKLDYMVPEEGSNLWFDNMVIPKTASNIEGAHQFINFMLDPDHAARNAEYVGYSTPNAEALKLLPEDISEDERFYPDETLTGKLEVYDNLGKKMLSHYNDLFLEFKMHSK; this is translated from the coding sequence ATGAAGCAACTGGTACGGACATTTGCGCTTGTTTTTGTGGCCGCGTTCGCCCTAATGATCCTGGCTTCGTATCTGAACAAGAGTCAGGGGTATTCTGGCGGCAACACACTGACCATCTATAACTGGGGCGATTATATCGACCCCGATCTGCTCAAGGAATTTGAGGACGAGACTGGCATTAAGGTTATCTATCAGACGTTTGATTCCAATGAAGCGATGCTGACCAAGATTGAGCAGGGGGGAACCACGTTTGATGTGGCGATTCCTTCTGAATATGCGATTAGCAAAATGAAAGAGGAAGACCTACTCGTTCCACTCGATCATAGCAAATTGACCCACCTGGATAACATTGATCCGCGGTTCATGGACTTGTCCTTTGATGAAGGCAACAAGTACTCCATCCCTTATTTCTGGGGAACGGTGGGGGTTGTGTACAATCCCGAACTGGTGGATGGATTAACGTTTGATAGCTGGAATGACCTGTGGGACCCGCGCTTGAAAAATCAAATCCTGCTCCTTGACGGTGCACGCGAAGTCATTGGTATGGGATTGAACAGTCTCGGGTATTCTCTGAACGATACCAACGAAGACCATCTGCAAGAGGCTCTGAAAAAGCTGTCTACACTGACGCCTAACGTCAGAGCGATTGTCGGGGACGAGATCAAGATGCTGCTTGCGAACGAGGAAGCTGCGGTTGGACTTGTGTGGTCCGGAGATGCGTCCGAGATTATGGATGAGAACGACAAGCTTGATTACATGGTGCCTGAAGAAGGCTCGAACCTATGGTTCGATAACATGGTTATTCCGAAGACGGCGAGTAATATTGAAGGGGCACACCAGTTTATCAACTTTATGCTGGACCCGGACCATGCCGCTCGCAATGCGGAGTATGTCGGGTATTCCACACCAAACGCTGAGGCACTTAAGCTGCTGCCAGAGGACATCTCGGAGGATGAACGTTTCTATCCAGACGAGACACTGACAGGCAAGCTGGAGGTCTACGATAATCTGGGCAAAAAAATGCTCTCGCATTATAACGACCTGTTCCTGGAGTTTAAAATGCACAGTAAATAA
- a CDS encoding alpha/beta hydrolase, which translates to MNSPYIHEVRLPSHYNADQRYPVIFALHGMGSDEQDMLRLMEPMQSDFIIVAIRGPIVQGNGYAYFQIKSIGNPIRELYDASVQGLQQLIVDLSAKYAIDPTRRYIAGFSQGAIMAMTLSLVMGDAIKGIVAMSGYIPQFVKDEYKLQPDSELSVFISHGDQDHLFPLQLGEDNANFFRQHTNHVTYVPYNGGHQVTPDLYQEFQHWLRTDANLTTEDPKGLNS; encoded by the coding sequence ATGAATTCTCCTTATATACATGAAGTCCGATTACCGTCCCATTACAATGCAGATCAACGTTATCCTGTAATCTTCGCCTTACATGGTATGGGATCAGATGAGCAAGATATGCTTCGTTTGATGGAGCCTATGCAGTCTGATTTTATTATCGTCGCCATCCGTGGACCTATCGTTCAGGGTAATGGTTATGCTTATTTTCAGATTAAAAGCATTGGCAACCCCATCCGTGAATTGTATGATGCCTCCGTTCAGGGACTGCAACAGTTGATTGTTGATCTGTCCGCCAAATATGCTATTGATCCCACGCGGCGTTATATCGCCGGATTCAGCCAGGGCGCAATTATGGCGATGACTTTATCGCTGGTGATGGGAGATGCGATTAAAGGCATTGTAGCGATGAGTGGGTATATCCCGCAATTTGTGAAAGACGAGTACAAGCTGCAACCCGATTCGGAGCTGTCTGTGTTCATCTCGCATGGAGATCAAGATCATCTATTCCCGTTACAACTGGGCGAAGATAACGCCAATTTCTTCCGTCAACACACCAATCACGTCACATATGTACCTTACAACGGTGGACACCAGGTGACCCCCGATCTATATCAAGAATTTCAACACTGGCTTCGGACGGATGCAAATCTGACTACCGAAGACCCGAAAGGACTGAATTCATAA
- a CDS encoding helix-turn-helix domain-containing protein, producing MDIGLAIRTIRKQKQITIMQMCEGTGLSKGFISNVENNKTSPSIATLESIADYLEVPLPYLLLTPEQRMNVVRKNERKETTAGSGQIKVQQLTAKGAMRMSIVELPPGASTGVSKHAGEESHLVLQGKIRAEQCEDVEVLEVGDSFTWNAIVPHEVTNIGEEPAVVLIAVSKELGLDHL from the coding sequence ATGGATATTGGCTTGGCTATTCGTACGATCCGCAAACAGAAACAGATTACGATCATGCAGATGTGTGAGGGAACAGGTTTGTCCAAAGGTTTTATCAGCAACGTAGAAAATAACAAAACGTCACCTTCCATTGCTACGCTTGAAAGTATTGCGGATTATCTGGAAGTGCCACTTCCTTATTTGCTGCTGACACCGGAGCAACGGATGAATGTGGTACGCAAGAACGAGCGCAAGGAGACGACAGCCGGAAGCGGACAGATCAAAGTACAGCAGCTTACAGCCAAAGGTGCAATGCGTATGTCCATTGTGGAGTTACCGCCAGGTGCTTCGACCGGGGTTAGCAAACATGCTGGGGAGGAAAGCCATCTGGTGTTGCAGGGCAAGATTCGTGCGGAGCAATGCGAAGATGTGGAAGTTCTTGAAGTGGGTGATTCGTTTACCTGGAATGCAATCGTGCCCCATGAAGTGACCAATATCGGTGAGGAGCCTGCGGTGGTGCTCATTGCGGTGTCCAAAGAATTGGGTCTGGATCATTTGTAA
- a CDS encoding FAD-dependent oxidoreductase: MSDNQQPKTGLPPVPESLWRATHQFDAYPKLTEDITADLAIIGAGIAGITTAYLLAQTGMRVVVLEAGKVLDGTTGHTTAKVSAQHGVIFDEIMHHFGQEQARMYYEGNADAAKWMRNLVKEKQINCQWAEEDAYVYIQSEENIKKLEIELTAYGKLNIPGEWVDPLPIPVPARAGIRMPGQARFDPLAYLHYLLDSAVKQGVRIYEHTTVTDVEEDASLHVRTYGDGPSVTAEHIVVASHFPVYDPGFYFTRLHAERSYAVLVEPEKPYAGGMYISDDTPYRSLRTVLHDGKELILFGGENHKTGQGICTFGHYERLEQFAAETFGIRNIPFRWSAQDLISIDKVPYIGPITGRHERVYVATGFAKWGMTTGTMAGHILADRITGRDNPHAAIFDPARFKADPGMKHFIVENVNVAKELISGKVGIVHKKVSDIGEDEGAVVRHNGKRAGAYKDTSGKLFLVDTTCTHLGCEVEWNEGERSWDCPCHGSRFDYAGHVIEGPAVEDLKVLDAQE; encoded by the coding sequence ATGAGCGACAATCAGCAGCCCAAGACGGGTCTGCCCCCGGTCCCCGAATCGCTGTGGCGTGCTACGCATCAATTCGATGCCTATCCAAAACTGACCGAAGATATCACCGCGGATTTAGCGATTATTGGTGCCGGTATTGCCGGGATCACTACAGCCTATCTGCTCGCGCAGACGGGTATGCGTGTAGTCGTGCTGGAAGCTGGAAAAGTATTGGATGGCACGACCGGTCATACCACTGCCAAGGTATCTGCACAGCACGGCGTCATATTTGATGAAATTATGCATCACTTCGGACAGGAACAGGCTCGGATGTACTATGAAGGCAATGCCGATGCCGCGAAGTGGATGCGCAATTTGGTGAAGGAAAAACAGATTAATTGCCAGTGGGCAGAGGAAGATGCCTACGTCTACATTCAATCGGAAGAAAACATCAAAAAACTGGAGATCGAGCTGACCGCCTATGGCAAACTCAATATCCCTGGTGAGTGGGTAGACCCACTCCCTATTCCAGTTCCCGCAAGGGCAGGTATCCGCATGCCGGGTCAGGCACGCTTTGATCCGCTGGCCTACCTGCACTACTTGCTCGATTCCGCTGTGAAACAAGGGGTTCGTATCTATGAGCACACCACCGTAACCGATGTGGAGGAGGATGCTTCACTACATGTCAGAACTTATGGAGATGGCCCATCCGTAACAGCGGAACATATTGTCGTGGCCTCTCATTTTCCCGTCTATGATCCCGGATTTTATTTCACACGATTACACGCCGAACGATCCTACGCTGTATTAGTCGAACCGGAGAAACCCTATGCGGGCGGCATGTACATCTCGGACGATACACCGTACCGCTCCTTGCGTACCGTCTTACATGACGGCAAGGAACTTATCCTCTTTGGCGGCGAAAATCATAAAACCGGACAAGGTATCTGCACCTTCGGTCATTATGAACGCCTGGAGCAGTTCGCAGCGGAGACATTTGGCATTCGCAACATCCCTTTTCGTTGGTCAGCCCAGGATCTGATCTCCATTGACAAGGTGCCTTACATTGGACCGATTACCGGAAGACATGAACGTGTATATGTGGCGACCGGATTTGCCAAATGGGGAATGACAACGGGTACCATGGCCGGTCATATTCTCGCAGATCGCATCACCGGACGTGACAACCCTCATGCTGCCATATTCGATCCGGCAAGATTCAAGGCCGATCCTGGTATGAAACACTTTATTGTGGAAAATGTGAATGTAGCCAAAGAATTAATCTCCGGTAAAGTAGGCATTGTGCACAAAAAGGTTAGCGATATTGGTGAAGACGAAGGAGCCGTCGTTCGTCATAATGGCAAACGTGCTGGCGCCTACAAGGACACCAGTGGCAAGCTGTTTCTGGTGGATACCACCTGCACCCATCTAGGTTGCGAAGTCGAATGGAACGAGGGGGAACGTTCGTGGGATTGCCCATGCCATGGTTCCCGCTTCGATTATGCAGGCCATGTCATTGAGGGCCCTGCTGTGGAAGACCTTAAAGTTCTGGATGCACAAGAATAA
- a CDS encoding HAAS signaling domain-containing protein, with the protein MNRQQFMKAMEIHLRPMEQQERAELLADYDQHFELGLREGRLEEEIARELGHPEEIAKEALGDRYDIHTPGSDAFYAPTYREMRSPRNSTRATRNFFTAIGLLFLNLILGIPLGLMMWSVWLVIASLSLLVLAPVAAVVDFVFLSQLDKAEIFVAIGAFGVGILFAIASKYVFRAFKIVTLQYIRWNKNTMKGDVSA; encoded by the coding sequence ATGAATAGACAACAATTTATGAAAGCCATGGAAATTCATCTACGGCCGATGGAACAGCAGGAACGGGCCGAATTGCTCGCAGACTATGATCAACATTTCGAGCTTGGACTACGAGAAGGCAGGCTGGAAGAAGAGATCGCTCGGGAACTGGGACACCCGGAAGAGATCGCCAAGGAAGCACTTGGTGATCGTTATGACATTCATACACCGGGTTCAGATGCGTTCTATGCACCGACGTATCGCGAAATGCGGTCACCTAGAAACAGCACCAGAGCCACTCGCAACTTTTTCACAGCCATCGGCCTGTTATTCCTGAATCTGATTCTTGGCATTCCTCTTGGTCTCATGATGTGGTCGGTATGGCTTGTTATTGCCAGCCTATCCTTGCTGGTATTGGCTCCTGTGGCAGCGGTTGTGGATTTCGTATTCCTAAGCCAACTCGATAAAGCAGAGATCTTCGTTGCGATTGGCGCTTTCGGTGTCGGCATTTTGTTTGCCATCGCATCGAAGTATGTCTTTAGAGCCTTCAAAATCGTCACTCTTCAATATATTAGATGGAATAAAAACACGATGAAAGGAGATGTTTCCGCATGA
- a CDS encoding SMI1/KNR4 family protein — MPEQRIYELMEELDMLLEEKVQDEENRELLEAYREFEGVTDEQLDAFEREQGIRLPADFRAFYKRKNGSGYGFHVLYPSLEEGRESEPFYLLSLEKIQKEQSTLVENRMDDYFTEEEIRELDPRIKPYLFQKKWITFGMLGGGSLYLMFDFDPTEQGTVGQIIMYVHDPDFVYYVAGTFTELLEQSNRNLRELDAIEY; from the coding sequence ATGCCAGAACAGCGTATATATGAATTGATGGAAGAACTGGATATGTTGCTGGAGGAGAAGGTACAGGATGAGGAAAACCGGGAGCTCTTGGAGGCATACCGCGAGTTTGAAGGCGTGACGGATGAGCAGCTCGACGCATTCGAGCGTGAACAAGGTATTCGATTACCTGCTGATTTTCGTGCGTTTTATAAACGTAAAAATGGGAGTGGTTATGGCTTTCACGTCTTGTATCCAAGCCTTGAGGAAGGACGGGAATCCGAGCCATTTTACCTGTTATCCCTGGAAAAAATTCAAAAGGAGCAGTCCACGCTGGTGGAGAACCGCATGGATGATTATTTTACCGAAGAAGAGATCCGTGAGCTTGATCCCCGAATCAAACCCTACCTTTTTCAAAAGAAATGGATCACGTTTGGCATGCTTGGAGGTGGTTCGCTGTATCTGATGTTCGACTTTGATCCGACAGAGCAAGGAACGGTTGGGCAGATTATTATGTACGTACATGATCCGGATTTTGTATATTATGTCGCTGGGACGTTTACGGAACTGTTGGAACAGTCCAACCGGAATTTACGTGAATTGGATGCCATTGAGTACTGA
- a CDS encoding ABC transporter permease yields MGRNGKLSNVYLAVVFAILYAPIAYLIFYSFNSGGHMRSFEGFTLEWYREVFADTRLLIIVLNTFIIALLSSAISTILGVAGALAIYHVRRKRTKNTLLSLNNVLIVSPDVIIGASFLILFTMIGIKLGFTSVLLSHIAFSVPIVVIMVLPKLQEMSPTLMDAARDLGAGSWQILTRVVLPYVKPGIFAGFFMALTYSLDDFAVTFFVTGNGYSTLSVEIYSRARQGVSLSINALSTLLFLLTVLLVVGYYFINRRATRIPPGGKGLRP; encoded by the coding sequence ATGGGAAGAAACGGAAAGTTGTCTAACGTCTATCTAGCCGTTGTATTCGCCATATTGTACGCACCGATTGCGTATCTGATCTTCTATTCCTTCAATAGTGGCGGCCATATGCGCAGCTTCGAAGGATTCACGCTTGAATGGTACAGAGAGGTGTTCGCCGATACACGGCTGCTCATCATTGTGCTGAATACATTTATCATTGCGCTCCTGTCATCAGCGATCTCGACGATCCTTGGTGTAGCAGGAGCACTGGCGATCTACCATGTGCGTCGCAAACGGACCAAGAACACGCTACTGTCACTCAATAACGTGCTCATCGTTAGTCCGGATGTCATCATTGGTGCATCGTTCCTGATTCTGTTCACCATGATTGGTATCAAACTGGGCTTCACTTCGGTTCTGCTGTCTCATATTGCATTCAGCGTACCAATTGTCGTAATCATGGTACTGCCGAAGCTGCAGGAGATGAGTCCAACTCTGATGGACGCGGCACGCGATCTGGGTGCTGGTTCATGGCAGATTCTGACGCGTGTGGTGTTGCCATACGTGAAACCGGGTATTTTTGCCGGATTCTTCATGGCATTGACGTACTCGCTCGATGATTTTGCAGTAACATTCTTCGTCACGGGTAATGGATACTCCACACTCTCGGTAGAGATATACTCCAGAGCAAGGCAGGGCGTTTCGTTGTCCATCAATGCTCTGTCTACCCTGTTATTCCTGCTCACGGTGCTGCTGGTGGTTGGATATTACTTCATTAACCGCCGTGCAACACGGATACCTCCAGGAGGAAAGGGGCTGCGACCATGA
- a CDS encoding PadR family transcriptional regulator, with protein sequence MNVNIQFKKGVLELCVLVLINRQDRYGYELAQAVSKHIEVAEGALYPLLRRLVNDGYCTTYLQESTEGPPRKYYRLSDTGRDYMTALTTEWNEFVRNVANLIEEGIPNE encoded by the coding sequence GTGAATGTGAACATCCAGTTCAAAAAAGGAGTATTGGAGCTGTGCGTCCTGGTATTAATTAACCGCCAGGATCGGTATGGCTACGAACTGGCTCAGGCGGTCTCCAAACATATCGAAGTTGCTGAAGGTGCACTGTATCCCTTGCTTCGCCGGCTTGTGAATGACGGTTACTGCACCACCTATCTGCAAGAATCAACTGAAGGCCCGCCGCGCAAGTATTACCGACTATCCGATACAGGTCGCGACTACATGACGGCACTGACGACAGAATGGAATGAATTTGTGCGCAATGTCGCAAATCTGATTGAGGAAGGAATCCCCAATGAATAG
- a CDS encoding cation diffusion facilitator family transporter, protein MAEQPKSESFMSLVKKGNTSSAVAMAGNAVLAVCKGGAFLFSGSGAMFASAMHSLADAINQGFVFVGSVLSEKKPTRRFPTGFGRVINIFCMIAVIVVTIMAYETIHEGIHLLQHPVGHTGGLWINIGVLVLNIVIDGAILIKAMKEILKEARAPKAAGFALVPAAIKNVGRAAPPTRLVFYEDVVAVLGATLALISVVVIALTNFALLDGIVTTIIGCLMIAVAFRVGYDNMIGLIGVAAPQDIEDKLSQTILADTHVADIQMMRIIQEGRYYHVEGLIELTKGLSLADADDIKFRIQEKLMTNPDIADAAISIIEDDGLNSWGKKHSDVVK, encoded by the coding sequence GTGGCTGAACAACCGAAGTCTGAGAGCTTTATGTCTCTCGTCAAAAAAGGAAACACATCCTCCGCTGTAGCGATGGCAGGTAATGCTGTTCTTGCTGTGTGCAAAGGGGGAGCCTTCCTATTCAGTGGCAGTGGTGCCATGTTCGCTTCGGCGATGCATTCACTCGCTGATGCCATTAACCAAGGGTTTGTCTTTGTCGGAAGTGTGTTGTCCGAGAAAAAACCTACACGCCGCTTCCCGACCGGATTCGGACGGGTCATCAACATTTTCTGTATGATCGCCGTTATTGTCGTGACGATTATGGCCTATGAGACCATTCATGAGGGGATTCACCTGCTCCAGCATCCTGTTGGTCATACCGGCGGTCTCTGGATTAACATCGGAGTGCTTGTTCTGAACATTGTTATTGACGGGGCCATCCTGATCAAAGCCATGAAGGAAATTCTAAAAGAAGCACGCGCACCCAAAGCCGCCGGATTTGCCTTGGTCCCTGCTGCCATCAAAAATGTAGGCCGTGCTGCGCCACCAACCCGTCTCGTATTCTACGAAGATGTTGTAGCAGTACTCGGTGCGACACTCGCCTTGATCTCCGTTGTAGTCATTGCATTAACCAATTTTGCATTGCTCGATGGCATTGTGACAACGATTATTGGATGTCTGATGATCGCTGTAGCCTTCCGTGTCGGTTACGATAATATGATCGGATTGATTGGTGTTGCGGCTCCACAGGATATTGAAGACAAATTGTCCCAAACCATTCTGGCAGATACACATGTTGCTGACATTCAGATGATGCGTATCATTCAGGAAGGCCGTTATTATCATGTGGAAGGTCTGATTGAACTGACCAAAGGACTCAGCCTAGCTGATGCGGATGACATCAAGTTCCGTATTCAGGAGAAACTGATGACGAACCCCGATATCGCCGACGCTGCCATCTCCATTATTGAGGATGACGGTTTGAACAGCTGGGGCAAGAAACATTCAGATGTGGTGAAATAA